ACCAACCTCATCGAAATCGTCCTCATCCTGCTCATTCCATTCGCCCTACCCCGCACCTACGGAATCCTCGTCGCAGACCGCCGACAAGGCCACGTCGTCCTCGCCCTCATGGCCACCCTGTCCACCCTGACCTGGGCAGCAGCCCTCACCGCCGAACTCACCTTGGCCACCACCGCACAAGGAGCGCTCGCAGGCAAAGAACTGCGCTTCGGAGTGCCCGGATCAGTGCTGTTCTCCGCAGCCACCACCGGTACCTCCACCGGTGCCGTCAACTCCATGCACGACTCCGCCAGCCCACTGGCTGGAGGCACCTACATGCTCAACATGCTGCTGGGCGAAATCAGCCCCGGCGGCGTCGGCACCGGCCTTTACAGCGCCCTCATCCTCGTCATCATCACCGTTTTCCTCGCCGGGCTCATGGTCGGACGCACCCCCGAACTACTCGGCAAACAGATCAGCCGCCGTGAAATCACCTGCGCGGCCTTATTCATCCTCGTCATGCCCGCCCTGGTTCTCACCGGCACCGCCACCGCCGCACTCCTACCCCAAGCCCTGACCAGCCTGACCAACACCGGACCTCACGGGCTCAGCGAAATCATGTACGCCTACACCTCCGCCGCCAACAACAACGGCAGCGCCTTCGCCGGACTCAACGCCGACACCCCCTGGTACAACCTCACCCTCGCCCTGACCATGCTCATCGGCAGATTCCTGCCCATCGTGCTCGTCCTCGCCCTCGCCGGATCCCTAGCAGCCCAACCCCGCCGCGCCATCACCGCCGGAACCATGCCCACCCACACACCCCTATTCGCCGGGCTGCTCCTGGCCACCGCGATCATCGTCGCCGGACTGACCTTCTTCCCAGCCCTGGCACTAGGCCCCATCGCAGAAGCCACGCTATGACCGCCGCCTATCCCACCCCAACACCACCACCCCACAACGGAGACACCGTGACCACCACACCCTCGCTCGGGCGCATCGCCTGGAACAGCCTGCCCCAAGCACTAGCCAAGCTTGACCCCCGCTACACCGTCAAAACCCCCGTCCTCTTCGTCGTATGGGTCGGATCAGTCCTGACCACCATCTTCACTGCCCTCGACCCAAACACCTTCTCCATCTGCGTCACAGCCTGGCTGTGGGCCACCCTCATCTTCGCCAACCTTGCCGAAGCCATCGCCGAAGGCCGCGGAAAAGCCCAAGCAGCCAGCCTGCGCGCCACCAAAACCACCACCACCGC
This region of Dermatophilus congolensis genomic DNA includes:
- the kdpA gene encoding potassium-transporting ATPase subunit KdpA yields the protein MSDLTSAAATFACVALILATTHIPLGTYIAHVFTTEKHLGVERFCYRIVGVDPESQQHWTTYTTAVLSFSAVSILTLWGLILAQDTLPFADGRHQSIDGALNTAISFVTNTNWQSYSGENGATHLVQMLGLTVQNFLSAAVGLAVAIALIRGLARHDTDRIGNFWVDLTRSIFRILLPLTAIAALLLLAGGVIPNLTEPHTITTITGTQQTLPAGPVASQEAIKLLGTNGGGFFNANSAHPFENPTPTTNLIEIVLILLIPFALPRTYGILVADRRQGHVVLALMATLSTLTWAAALTAELTLATTAQGALAGKELRFGVPGSVLFSAATTGTSTGAVNSMHDSASPLAGGTYMLNMLLGEISPGGVGTGLYSALILVIITVFLAGLMVGRTPELLGKQISRREITCAALFILVMPALVLTGTATAALLPQALTSLTNTGPHGLSEIMYAYTSAANNNGSAFAGLNADTPWYNLTLALTMLIGRFLPIVLVLALAGSLAAQPRRAITAGTMPTHTPLFAGLLLATAIIVAGLTFFPALALGPIAEATL